The proteins below are encoded in one region of Amycolatopsis acidiphila:
- a CDS encoding ABC transporter permease, with translation MREPRGVSLPWSRAARAALSSKLTLVVAGFTALLSCFLATSAVLIASAAGGAATDYQATTACPDSYGPVFSRASLPVAKAPAVIQTIQRQAAAHGFPQPVVSMYTGTLFADIGPAERRKFVLGYRDEGTAHLQPVQQGSGQGLWVGDDLTRFDPVKPGDAVADGLLPPVAGVYHALSVPPPRWWCSQQNNATVYLYANDPLNTIAFASDRKTFTDTVAKLRLPVLSNLSVSFYLDPPRTTEQARTDLDRSHELIAAVTADLYRQGLGDSVAMQAPFERSAQLAEQAQSNVLVSILPLAAISVLVGCGGIAVVALQWYQRRRAQVRLLAARGAGPVALGGLAVAELGLPVLAGGVVGGLVGRFSLPLYAPPGHLAPGPRLAAAGIALGVLVVSLVLLAVVAGVRAHRDFQVGRVPRPGVPRRLLVLFPWELVTAGLALLGWTRLADYGASSRLGTPLPQINSLALTYPVFVVLTAGLVAARVVWLLLRASHRVRLWSKPPLQLAIRRLAGARAPVTGVLVIGVLAIGTLAAGSGIAAGQRSALDAKSGTLVGGASRVDVETAVGLGDKPLPAAIAGDSTIAGRTSGTGSVVFVVDPASFATTAYLGSLQQRVAELLPKLASPVPGGLPAIRIGHTAGQSASMPGLPPAVTVADLPWFPVLGGSQGYVVSRSALTPAQLAAIPQWSLLSKAPLEQVSAALSGAGLVQVNRTSRDSALDALPFYVVEWTFSFVTLLGGVLGVVAVLALLVAVEVRRRQNALAGALVLRMGMGVRALFGSHLIELGALAGLATLAGVACGVTVASLAVPRFDPVRWLAPRSALPDQTTFVLAVAAVAILVVLLAGWLAVRSVRTARTAELLRG, from the coding sequence ATGCGAGAACCGAGGGGGGTCTCCCTGCCGTGGTCGCGCGCGGCGAGAGCCGCGTTGTCGAGCAAGCTCACCTTGGTCGTCGCCGGGTTCACCGCGCTGCTGTCGTGCTTCCTCGCGACCTCGGCCGTGCTGATCGCCTCCGCAGCCGGCGGCGCGGCCACCGACTACCAGGCCACCACCGCGTGTCCCGATTCCTACGGCCCGGTGTTCTCCCGCGCCTCCCTCCCCGTCGCCAAGGCGCCCGCGGTGATCCAGACCATCCAGCGCCAGGCCGCGGCCCACGGGTTCCCGCAGCCGGTCGTCTCGATGTACACCGGGACGCTGTTCGCCGACATCGGGCCCGCCGAGCGGCGCAAGTTCGTCCTCGGCTACCGCGACGAGGGCACGGCGCACCTGCAGCCGGTCCAGCAGGGCAGCGGGCAGGGGCTGTGGGTGGGCGACGACCTGACCCGGTTCGACCCCGTCAAGCCCGGTGACGCGGTCGCGGACGGGCTGCTGCCGCCGGTCGCCGGGGTCTACCACGCGCTGTCGGTGCCGCCGCCGCGCTGGTGGTGCTCGCAGCAGAACAACGCGACCGTCTACCTCTACGCCAACGACCCGCTCAACACGATCGCGTTCGCCAGCGACCGGAAGACCTTCACCGACACCGTCGCCAAGCTCAGGCTGCCGGTGCTGTCGAACCTGTCGGTCTCCTTCTACCTGGACCCGCCGCGCACCACGGAGCAGGCGCGCACGGACCTCGACCGCTCGCACGAGCTGATCGCCGCGGTCACCGCGGACCTGTACCGGCAGGGACTCGGCGACAGCGTCGCGATGCAGGCCCCGTTCGAACGCTCGGCGCAGCTGGCCGAACAGGCACAGTCCAATGTGCTCGTCTCGATCCTCCCGCTGGCCGCGATCAGCGTCCTGGTCGGCTGCGGCGGGATCGCCGTGGTGGCGCTGCAGTGGTACCAGCGGCGGCGCGCCCAGGTCCGGCTGCTCGCCGCGCGCGGCGCCGGCCCGGTCGCCCTCGGCGGGCTCGCGGTCGCCGAGCTCGGCCTGCCCGTGCTCGCCGGGGGCGTCGTCGGCGGGCTCGTGGGCCGGTTCTCCCTCCCCCTCTACGCCCCGCCGGGACATCTGGCCCCGGGACCCCGGCTCGCGGCCGCCGGCATCGCGCTCGGCGTGCTGGTGGTGTCGCTGGTGCTGCTCGCGGTCGTGGCCGGGGTCCGGGCGCACCGCGACTTCCAGGTCGGCCGGGTGCCGCGACCCGGCGTGCCACGGCGGCTGCTGGTGCTGTTCCCGTGGGAGCTGGTCACGGCCGGGCTCGCGCTGCTCGGCTGGACCCGGCTGGCGGACTACGGCGCGTCCTCCCGGCTGGGCACCCCGCTGCCGCAGATCAACTCGCTCGCGCTGACCTATCCCGTGTTCGTGGTGCTGACCGCCGGCCTGGTCGCGGCGCGCGTGGTGTGGCTGCTGCTGCGCGCGTCGCACCGGGTGCGGCTGTGGTCGAAACCGCCGCTGCAGCTGGCGATCCGGCGGCTCGCCGGTGCGCGGGCCCCGGTCACCGGGGTGCTGGTGATCGGGGTCCTCGCGATCGGCACCCTCGCCGCGGGCAGCGGTATCGCCGCGGGGCAGCGCAGCGCGCTCGACGCCAAGAGCGGCACCCTCGTCGGCGGTGCGAGCAGGGTGGACGTCGAGACCGCGGTCGGGCTGGGCGACAAGCCGCTGCCCGCCGCGATCGCCGGGGACAGCACCATCGCCGGGCGCACGAGCGGCACCGGCAGCGTGGTGTTCGTGGTGGACCCGGCGAGCTTCGCCACCACCGCCTACCTCGGCTCGCTGCAGCAGCGGGTCGCCGAGCTGCTGCCGAAGCTCGCCTCCCCCGTGCCGGGCGGGCTGCCCGCGATCCGCATCGGGCACACGGCCGGGCAGTCCGCGAGCATGCCCGGGCTGCCACCCGCGGTCACCGTCGCCGACCTGCCCTGGTTCCCCGTGCTGGGCGGCAGCCAGGGCTATGTCGTGTCGCGCAGCGCGCTCACCCCGGCGCAGCTGGCCGCCATCCCGCAGTGGAGCCTGCTGTCGAAGGCGCCGCTGGAGCAGGTGTCCGCGGCGTTGTCGGGCGCCGGGCTGGTGCAGGTCAACCGGACCAGCCGCGACAGCGCGCTCGACGCCCTGCCGTTCTACGTCGTGGAGTGGACGTTCTCCTTCGTCACCCTGCTCGGTGGGGTGCTCGGCGTGGTCGCGGTGCTGGCCCTGCTGGTCGCGGTCGAGGTGCGGCGGCGGCAGAACGCGCTCGCCGGGGCGCTGGTGCTGCGGATGGGCATGGGGGTGCGGGCGCTGTTCGGCAGCCATCTCATCGAGCTGGGCGCGCTCGCCGGGCTGGCCACCCTCGCCGGGGTGGCCTGCGGGGTCACCGTGGCGAGCCTGGCCGTGCCGCGGTTCGACCCGGTGCGCTGGCTCGCCCCGCGTTCGGCATTGCCCGACCAGACGACGTTCGTGCTCGCCGTCGCCGCCGTCGCGATCCTGGTGGTGCTGCTGGCGGGCTGGCTCGCGGTGCGTTCGGTGCGCACCGCCAGGACCGCGGAGCTGCTGCGTGGCTGA
- a CDS encoding DMT family transporter, whose translation MVSASGTSLLLAVPAAVVGAASMGLASAAQARATKEVEVSRILDPGLLRGLAHRPLWLIGMVATGAGLALQLVALAFAPLLVVQPLLITSLMFAGVISARLERRPLDRVMVAGALVCVAGLAGFLVVARPSGESAGFSAATRPLPLAIVLGTVTVVALVVSVLFHHSLRVLGLAVATGVLYGVTAGLMKVVAGQARDGLAEPFQNWTLYLVCVIGPLGFLLSQNTFQQGRFLTPALAVITALDPLVGVGIGVWWMGETANASPWALAGEAVAGVVILVGIALLASRAEHLARAQSGADPDVPLNASEGTA comes from the coding sequence ATGGTGTCGGCGAGCGGCACCTCGTTGCTGCTGGCGGTGCCGGCCGCCGTCGTCGGCGCGGCGAGCATGGGACTGGCCAGTGCCGCGCAGGCACGTGCGACCAAGGAAGTCGAAGTAAGCCGCATCCTCGACCCCGGTCTGCTGCGTGGGCTCGCGCACCGGCCGCTGTGGCTGATCGGCATGGTCGCCACCGGCGCAGGGCTCGCTCTGCAGCTGGTGGCGCTCGCGTTCGCCCCGCTGCTGGTGGTCCAGCCGCTGCTGATCACCTCGCTGATGTTCGCCGGGGTCATCTCGGCCCGCCTCGAGCGCCGGCCGCTGGACCGGGTGATGGTGGCCGGCGCCCTGGTGTGCGTGGCGGGACTGGCCGGGTTCCTGGTCGTCGCCCGCCCCAGCGGCGAGTCCGCGGGGTTCTCCGCCGCGACCCGGCCGCTGCCGCTGGCGATCGTGCTGGGCACCGTCACCGTGGTCGCGCTCGTGGTGTCCGTGCTGTTCCACCACTCCCTGCGCGTGCTGGGCCTGGCCGTCGCCACCGGCGTCCTGTACGGGGTGACCGCGGGGCTGATGAAGGTCGTCGCCGGGCAGGCGCGCGACGGGCTGGCCGAGCCGTTCCAGAACTGGACGCTCTACCTCGTGTGCGTCATCGGGCCACTGGGGTTCCTGCTCAGTCAGAACACCTTCCAGCAGGGCCGGTTCCTCACCCCGGCGCTGGCCGTGATCACCGCGCTCGACCCGCTGGTCGGCGTGGGGATCGGTGTGTGGTGGATGGGGGAGACCGCGAACGCGTCGCCGTGGGCACTGGCCGGCGAGGCGGTCGCGGGCGTGGTGATCCTCGTGGGCATCGCGCTGCTGGCCAGTCGTGCGGAACATCTCGCCCGCGCCCAGTCGGGGGCTGACCCGGACGTTCCGCTGAACGCTTCGGAAGGGACGGCATGA
- a CDS encoding glycosyltransferase, translated as MNKVLVVSAAMGEGHNATGRALEDAVHRLWPEAAVTWLDALDVMGAGVGPLFRWIYVSNVQRTPWLYEFFYRSLWRHRWFATASKRFVGVWCGRRLARRVDDYGPDLVLSTYPLGSAGLDWLRRHHRLDAPVGAWISDFAPHPFWVYGDLDLNLVMHEQAVPPALKCVPRAKVAVSAPPVRAAFRPGDRDTARQHLGLPPEAFVALVSCGSLGFGDVEDAAKELLEAHPDVVPVVVCGRNDQLKRRLQPLADREPRLRLLGWTDEMAAHTIAADVVVTNAGGATGLEALACGRPVLMHRPIAAHGRANAQLMADAGLAIVCETDGELGDAVRELIAEPERWKAMAEAATHHCDSTGALEDGLLALGGLTSAAHRGSTAR; from the coding sequence ATGAACAAGGTGCTGGTCGTCTCGGCGGCCATGGGTGAGGGGCACAACGCGACGGGGCGGGCGCTGGAGGACGCCGTGCACCGGCTGTGGCCCGAGGCGGCCGTGACGTGGCTCGACGCGCTCGACGTGATGGGCGCCGGGGTGGGCCCGCTGTTCCGCTGGATCTACGTGTCCAACGTGCAGCGCACCCCGTGGCTGTACGAGTTCTTCTACCGCTCCCTGTGGCGGCACCGGTGGTTCGCGACGGCGTCGAAGCGGTTCGTGGGGGTGTGGTGCGGCAGGCGGCTGGCCCGCAGGGTCGACGACTACGGGCCCGACCTGGTGCTGTCCACCTACCCGCTCGGCTCGGCCGGGCTGGACTGGCTGCGCCGCCACCACCGGCTGGACGCGCCGGTCGGGGCGTGGATCTCCGACTTCGCCCCGCACCCGTTCTGGGTCTACGGCGACCTCGACCTCAACCTCGTGATGCACGAGCAGGCCGTGCCCCCGGCACTCAAGTGCGTGCCGCGGGCGAAGGTGGCGGTGTCGGCCCCGCCGGTGCGGGCGGCGTTCCGCCCCGGTGATCGCGACACCGCCCGCCAGCACCTGGGCCTGCCACCGGAGGCGTTCGTCGCGCTCGTGTCGTGCGGTTCGCTGGGCTTCGGCGACGTAGAAGACGCCGCGAAGGAGCTGCTCGAAGCGCACCCCGACGTCGTCCCCGTGGTGGTGTGCGGGCGCAACGACCAGCTCAAGCGGCGGTTGCAGCCGCTGGCCGACCGCGAGCCGCGGCTGCGGCTGCTCGGCTGGACCGACGAGATGGCGGCGCACACCATCGCCGCCGACGTCGTCGTCACCAACGCCGGTGGCGCCACCGGCCTGGAGGCGCTCGCCTGCGGCCGCCCGGTCCTGATGCACCGGCCCATCGCCGCGCACGGGCGCGCGAACGCGCAGCTGATGGCCGACGCCGGGCTGGCGATCGTCTGCGAGACCGACGGCGAGCTGGGCGACGCGGTGCGCGAGCTGATCGCCGAACCCGAGCGGTGGAAGGCGATGGCCGAAGCGGCCACCCACCACTGCGACAGCACCGGTGCCCTCGAGGACGGCCTGCTCGCGCTCGGCGGGCTCACCTCGGCAGCGCACAGGGGGAGTACCGCCCGCTGA
- the polX gene encoding DNA polymerase/3'-5' exonuclease PolX has translation MPRANEEVEALLREYADLLAITGGDAFKARAYEKAARAVAGHHDDLSKLDLKQLRAIPGVGRSIADKIAEYFERGSVAVVEEARARIPAGVRELIEIPTLGPKKAMLLYRDLGISSIEQLVDAIHDERLRELKGFGPKTEENILHGVELLRQSGGRVLIDVAMELAEEIVARLSSVDGCVRCTYAGSLRRFRETIGDVDILAAAADSAPLMAAFRELAVVAEVIASGEKKTSIRTGRGLQVDLRVVPPESWGAALQYFTGSQAHNIRTREIAVRAKLKLSEYGLFDVETGELIVSRTEEEVYQRLGLPWIPPPLREDRGEIEAALRGELPELVREQDLRGDLHTHTDLTDGIAPLEEMLDAAAARGYAYYAITDHAPNLFMQRMSDEKMLAQRERVRALDRRSGMRLLHGTELNIDPDGGVDWPAQFLAGFDLCVASVHSAFTQSRADTTRRLVRACENPHVNILGHLTGRQIGHRAPVDADFDEVFRACARTGTALEVNSFPDRLDVRDEHILHAKRYGVKFAIDSDAHSTRDLAQIRYGVGTAQRGWLTPDDVINTWPLTRLKKFLRKPSARDA, from the coding sequence GTGCCCAGGGCCAACGAGGAGGTCGAAGCGCTGCTGCGGGAGTACGCCGACCTCCTGGCGATCACCGGCGGCGACGCGTTCAAGGCGCGCGCCTACGAGAAGGCCGCCCGCGCGGTCGCGGGCCACCACGACGACCTGTCGAAGCTCGACCTCAAGCAGCTGCGCGCGATCCCGGGCGTCGGCCGCTCGATCGCGGACAAGATCGCCGAGTACTTCGAGCGCGGTAGCGTCGCGGTCGTCGAGGAGGCGCGCGCACGCATCCCGGCCGGGGTCCGCGAGCTGATCGAGATCCCGACCCTGGGCCCGAAGAAGGCGATGCTGCTCTACCGGGACCTGGGCATCTCCTCGATCGAGCAGCTCGTCGACGCCATCCACGACGAACGGCTGCGCGAGCTGAAGGGCTTCGGTCCCAAGACCGAGGAGAACATCCTGCACGGCGTCGAGCTGCTGCGGCAGTCCGGCGGCCGGGTGCTGATCGATGTCGCGATGGAGCTGGCCGAGGAGATCGTCGCCCGGCTCTCCTCCGTCGACGGTTGCGTGCGCTGCACCTATGCCGGGTCGCTGCGCCGGTTCCGCGAGACGATCGGCGACGTCGACATCCTCGCCGCCGCCGCGGACTCCGCGCCGCTGATGGCCGCCTTCCGCGAGCTGGCCGTGGTCGCCGAGGTGATCGCGAGCGGGGAGAAGAAGACCTCGATCCGCACCGGGCGGGGGTTGCAGGTCGACCTGCGGGTGGTCCCACCGGAGTCGTGGGGCGCGGCGCTGCAGTACTTCACCGGCTCGCAGGCGCACAACATCCGCACCCGCGAGATCGCCGTGCGCGCCAAGCTCAAGCTCTCCGAGTACGGCCTGTTCGACGTGGAGACCGGCGAGCTGATCGTGTCGCGCACCGAGGAGGAGGTGTACCAGCGACTCGGGCTGCCGTGGATCCCGCCGCCGCTGCGCGAGGACCGCGGCGAGATCGAGGCCGCCCTGCGCGGCGAGCTGCCGGAGCTGGTGCGGGAGCAGGACCTGCGTGGCGACCTGCACACGCACACCGACCTCACCGACGGGATCGCGCCGCTGGAGGAGATGCTCGACGCGGCCGCCGCCCGCGGCTACGCCTACTACGCGATCACCGACCACGCGCCGAACCTGTTCATGCAGCGGATGTCCGACGAGAAGATGCTCGCGCAGCGCGAACGGGTCCGAGCGCTGGACCGGCGGTCGGGAATGCGGCTGCTGCACGGTACCGAGCTGAACATCGACCCGGACGGCGGCGTCGACTGGCCCGCGCAGTTCCTCGCCGGGTTCGACCTGTGCGTCGCCTCGGTGCACTCCGCGTTCACCCAGTCCCGCGCCGACACCACCCGCCGGCTCGTGCGGGCCTGCGAGAACCCGCACGTCAACATCCTCGGCCACCTCACCGGACGGCAGATCGGGCACCGAGCGCCGGTCGACGCCGACTTCGACGAGGTGTTCCGCGCCTGCGCCCGCACCGGCACCGCGCTCGAGGTCAACTCGTTCCCCGACCGGCTCGACGTGCGCGACGAGCACATCCTGCACGCCAAGCGGTACGGGGTGAAGTTCGCGATCGACAGCGACGCGCACTCGACCCGCGACCTGGCCCAGATCCGCTACGGCGTGGGCACCGCGCAGCGCGGCTGGCTCACCCCGGATGACGTGATCAACACCTGGCCGCTGACCCGGCTGAAGAAGTTCCTGCGGAAACCCAGTGCGCGGGACGCGTGA
- a CDS encoding pentapeptide repeat-containing protein, protein MTLSADCSSCFGLCCVALPFSASADFAVDKAAGTPCTNLRHDFRCGIHAQLRERGFAGCTVFDCFGAGQQVSQVTFGGRDWRQDPAAARRMFAVFPVMRQLHELLYYLTEAAALPAAAPIRERLRTALKDTERLTGTGPDELAALDVGAVRAGVNELLLRASELARAEVPGRKKNHRGADLIGAKLKGANLRGASLRGAYLIGADLRAADLRAADLIGADFRGADLRGADLTGSIFLTQAQLNAAKGDAATKLPAPLTRPAHWVSAGTSSAGSAARC, encoded by the coding sequence ATGACCCTGTCCGCCGACTGCTCGTCCTGCTTCGGGCTCTGCTGCGTCGCCCTGCCGTTCTCCGCTTCGGCCGACTTCGCCGTCGACAAGGCCGCCGGCACCCCGTGCACCAACCTGCGCCACGACTTCCGCTGCGGCATCCACGCCCAGCTGCGCGAGCGGGGTTTCGCCGGCTGCACCGTCTTCGACTGCTTCGGCGCCGGGCAGCAGGTCTCGCAGGTGACCTTCGGCGGGCGGGACTGGCGGCAGGATCCCGCTGCGGCGCGGCGGATGTTCGCCGTGTTCCCCGTCATGCGCCAGCTGCACGAGCTGCTGTACTACCTGACGGAGGCGGCCGCCCTCCCGGCGGCCGCGCCGATCCGGGAGCGGCTGCGCACAGCGCTGAAGGACACCGAGCGCCTCACCGGCACCGGGCCGGACGAGCTGGCCGCGCTCGACGTCGGCGCCGTCCGTGCCGGCGTCAACGAGCTGCTGCTGCGGGCGAGTGAGCTCGCGCGGGCAGAGGTGCCGGGCCGCAAGAAGAACCACCGGGGCGCCGACCTGATCGGGGCGAAGCTCAAGGGCGCGAACCTGCGGGGCGCCTCGCTGCGGGGCGCCTACCTGATCGGCGCGGACCTGCGCGCGGCCGACCTGCGGGCGGCGGATCTCATCGGCGCCGACTTCCGCGGCGCGGACCTGCGGGGTGCCGACCTGACCGGCAGCATCTTCCTCACCCAGGCGCAGCTGAACGCGGCGAAGGGCGACGCGGCCACGAAGTTGCCCGCCCCGCTCACGCGTCCCGCGCACTGGGTTTCCGCAGGAACTTCTTCAGCCGGGTCAGCGGCCAGGTGTTGA
- a CDS encoding FAD-dependent oxidoreductase: protein MDTERVLVVGGGIAGTATALGLQRAGFEPVVFEGHPDSGEDIGAFLALARNGTVALSQLGAAKAVARAGFALHTLEFAGNERALEGYRCLRRAELSRVLQAEAVRRRIPVHHGKRLVSATEDADGVTARFTDSGIARGDLLIGADGLNSTVRGLICPGAAPRYAGQQVFYGYSRQPRPPCEPGRMVMVRGSAVAFGFAVSPTGETSWFARVDGEELPASARPGPHWRERLLELLRPDDTPCADIVAATRGPLLGTNARDLPGVRRWRTRRMLVIGDAAHAASPATGQGASMALEDAVVLAKAMRDTENPLEAYERLRRPRVEHNIAASARMTARLPPPADPPPVSDDELARQLDWSRPLELSGR from the coding sequence ATGGACACGGAACGGGTGCTGGTCGTCGGCGGCGGCATCGCCGGGACGGCCACCGCGCTGGGCCTGCAGCGCGCCGGGTTCGAGCCGGTGGTGTTCGAAGGCCATCCCGACAGCGGCGAGGACATCGGGGCGTTCCTGGCCCTGGCCCGCAACGGCACCGTGGCGCTGTCCCAGCTGGGGGCGGCGAAGGCGGTCGCCAGGGCCGGGTTCGCCCTGCACACCTTGGAGTTCGCGGGCAACGAGCGGGCGCTGGAGGGGTACCGGTGCCTGCGCCGCGCCGAGCTGAGCCGGGTGTTGCAGGCCGAGGCCGTCCGGCGGCGCATCCCGGTGCACCACGGCAAACGGCTCGTGTCGGCGACCGAGGACGCCGACGGGGTGACGGCCCGCTTCACCGACAGCGGGATCGCCCGCGGTGACCTGCTGATCGGGGCGGACGGGCTCAACTCGACCGTGCGGGGGCTGATCTGCCCGGGAGCGGCGCCGCGGTACGCGGGGCAGCAGGTGTTCTACGGCTACAGCCGCCAGCCCCGGCCGCCGTGCGAACCGGGACGCATGGTGATGGTGCGCGGCAGTGCGGTCGCGTTCGGGTTCGCCGTCTCCCCCACCGGCGAGACGTCCTGGTTCGCCCGGGTGGACGGCGAGGAGCTGCCGGCGTCGGCGCGGCCGGGCCCGCACTGGCGGGAGCGGCTGCTGGAGCTGCTGCGCCCGGACGACACGCCGTGCGCGGACATCGTCGCCGCCACCCGGGGCCCGTTGCTGGGCACGAACGCGCGGGACCTGCCCGGCGTGCGGCGATGGCGCACCCGCCGGATGCTGGTGATCGGCGACGCCGCCCACGCCGCGTCACCCGCGACCGGGCAGGGCGCGTCGATGGCACTGGAGGACGCCGTGGTGCTGGCGAAGGCGATGCGGGACACGGAGAACCCGCTGGAGGCCTACGAGCGGTTGCGCCGCCCGCGCGTCGAGCACAACATCGCGGCCAGCGCGCGGATGACAGCCCGCCTGCCACCGCCGGCGGACCCGCCGCCGGTCAGCGACGACGAGCTGGCGCGCCAGCTGGACTGGTCCCGGCCGCTCGAGCTGTCCGGGCGCTGA
- a CDS encoding KamA family radical SAM protein, giving the protein MTAIQDAVSPADTYGQPYVYEREELVEPDWCRFPGWRDVTEAQWRDAQWQRVHCLRNIKQLRAVLGDLVDERFFDDLAADQRELATMSMLLPPQMLNTMNAGSTEAFYADPVRRYMLPVRSDRDQAWPSHPHSARDSLHEAEMWVAEGLTHRYPTKVLAELLSTCPQYCGHCTRMDLVGNSTEQVAKHKLELKPVDRQDAMIDYLRRTPGVRDVVVSGGDVANVPWHQLESFLMRLLDIETVRDIRLATKALAGLPQHWLQPKVVEGLERVAGTAQRRGVNLAIHTHVNHARSVTPLVAEAARTALDVGVRDVRNQGVLMRGVNATPAALLDLCFALQGEANILPYYFYLCDMIPNAEHWRVAVWEAQELQHAIMGYLPGYATPRIVCDVPYVGKRWVHQLAEYDRERGISYWTKNYRTGIEREDPDALLRRYPYYDPIPTLPESGRLWWENQRS; this is encoded by the coding sequence ATGACTGCAATCCAGGACGCTGTCTCGCCTGCCGACACCTACGGCCAGCCCTACGTCTACGAGCGCGAGGAGCTGGTCGAGCCGGACTGGTGCCGCTTCCCCGGCTGGCGAGACGTCACCGAGGCGCAGTGGCGGGACGCGCAGTGGCAGCGGGTGCACTGCCTGCGCAACATCAAGCAGCTGCGCGCGGTGCTCGGGGACCTGGTGGACGAGCGGTTCTTCGACGACCTGGCCGCCGACCAGCGGGAGCTGGCGACGATGTCGATGCTGCTGCCGCCGCAGATGCTCAACACGATGAACGCCGGCTCGACCGAGGCGTTCTACGCCGACCCGGTCCGCCGCTACATGCTGCCCGTGCGCAGCGACCGCGACCAGGCCTGGCCGAGTCACCCGCACTCGGCGCGGGACTCGCTGCACGAGGCGGAGATGTGGGTGGCCGAGGGGCTGACCCACCGCTACCCCACCAAGGTGCTGGCCGAGCTGCTGTCCACCTGCCCCCAGTACTGCGGGCACTGCACCCGGATGGACCTCGTCGGGAACTCGACCGAGCAGGTGGCCAAGCACAAGCTCGAGCTCAAGCCCGTCGACCGGCAGGACGCGATGATCGACTACCTGCGGCGCACGCCGGGCGTGCGGGACGTGGTGGTCTCCGGCGGCGACGTGGCGAACGTGCCGTGGCACCAGCTCGAGTCGTTCCTGATGCGGCTGCTGGACATCGAGACCGTGCGCGACATCCGGCTGGCGACCAAGGCACTGGCCGGGCTGCCGCAGCACTGGCTGCAGCCGAAGGTGGTCGAAGGGCTGGAACGGGTCGCCGGCACCGCGCAGCGGCGCGGGGTGAACCTCGCGATCCACACCCACGTCAACCACGCCCGGTCGGTCACCCCGCTGGTCGCGGAGGCCGCCCGCACCGCGCTCGACGTCGGGGTGCGGGACGTGCGGAACCAGGGCGTGCTGATGCGCGGGGTGAACGCCACGCCCGCGGCACTGCTGGACCTGTGCTTCGCACTGCAGGGTGAGGCGAACATCCTGCCGTACTACTTCTACCTGTGCGACATGATCCCCAACGCCGAGCACTGGCGGGTCGCGGTGTGGGAGGCGCAGGAGCTGCAGCACGCCATCATGGGCTACCTGCCCGGCTACGCGACCCCGCGCATCGTGTGCGATGTGCCCTACGTCGGCAAGCGCTGGGTGCACCAGCTCGCCGAGTACGACCGCGAGCGCGGGATCTCCTACTGGACGAAGAACTACCGCACCGGCATCGAACGCGAGGACCCGGACGCGCTGCTGCGCCGCTACCCGTACTACGACCCGATCCCGACGCTGCCCGAGTCCGGTCGCCTCTGGTGGGAAAACCAGCGAAGCTGA